Below is a genomic region from Longimicrobium sp..
GCGTGGCCCAGCTCGTCGGGGATCTCGTTCTCGAAGAACGGCCGCAGGTCCATCCGCCAAGGGCCCGTCACCAGGCTGGCGAAGGTGCGATACATGATCACGGCCTGGTACTCGGCCGCGAGGTCCTCGTTCAATCCGTCGATCAACGCCTTCAGGTCCGCCATTCTCTTCGTCCTCCCTTTCCGGATGTCTTCAGGGCGCGCGTACGCGGCCCTACAGCGCGACTTCGCGCCGTTCGGCCGCGGAGCGGTACGCGGCCTCCACCAGGCGCATCAGCACAAGGTGTTCCCCGGGGGCGGCCACCGTGCGGTCGCCGCGCACCAGCTCCACGAACGCCTGCAGCTCGTTTCGGTAGCTGGCGGTGAACGCGTTCTCGCGCGACGCCTGCACGGGGGGCGTCACCTCCACCAGCCCCGCGGGCATGTCCTTGAACACCGCCAGCGGCGAAAGGGAGGCGGACCCGGCGGTGCCCATCACGTGAAGGTACTGGCGGTCCTTGCGGGCCAGCAGGTTCCAGGTGCAGTCCAGGTTGATCAGCCGGTCGCCCTCCAGCCGCAGCACCAGCGCGGCCGAGTCTTCCACCTCGCTCCCCGCGGGCGAGTGCATGTGCGCCGAAACGCGCTCGGGCTTCGGGTAGCCCAGGGTCCACAGGGCCAGGTCCAGCATCTGCAGCCCCAGGTCCATGAACGCGCCGCCGCCCGCCGTGGACTTCCTTTCCCGCCAGGTGCGGCCCTTGGGGCGGTACCGGTTCAGCCACCCCGTCTTCAGGTAGTACACGTCGCCCAGCTCGCCGCCGGAGACGAACTGGTGAAGCGCCGC
It encodes:
- a CDS encoding Gfo/Idh/MocA family oxidoreductase encodes the protein MAISRPPVRLAVLGAGSVAQVVHLPILTRMRGVEVVAVADRDAHTARTIASRFEIPTVSTEAEQVLTDDVDGVVVCTPSNRHEEQVRAALRAGKFVLCEKPLALTGDGVARIMDEEGAEGRLMVAMNQRYRPDTAALHQFVSGGELGDVYYLKTGWLNRYRPKGRTWRERKSTAGGGAFMDLGLQMLDLALWTLGYPKPERVSAHMHSPAGSEVEDSAALVLRLEGDRLINLDCTWNLLARKDRQYLHVMGTAGSASLSPLAVFKDMPAGLVEVTPPVQASRENAFTASYRNELQAFVELVRGDRTVAAPGEHLVLMRLVEAAYRSAAERREVAL